AACGCCGATATCGAGAACGATGCCATCCAGCCCGCCTTCGGGGGCAAAATTATCCAGCGTGGAAAACCGGGTATGATGAAGCGTGAGACGACCGGCGCGAGCGGCGACCATGGCTTGCCCGCCAGCAATCGCATTCGGATCACGGTCAAGCGCGATGACATCGGCACCAGTATCGAGAATAGCTGAGGTATAGCCACCCGCCCCAAACGTGCCATCCAGGATGACCTTACCGGCAGAGGGCTCGAGGGCTTCTATGACAGGCTCGAGAAGAACCGGAATGTGACGGACCGGTCCGCCTTCGGCTTCAGCATACCCTCCGCCAAGATCCGTCACCATTCCGCTTCTCCGCCTTAGACTATCTCCCTTTTTCTTTGAAAAAGGGAGATAGTCCACATCATTGCATTTGCGCATTTCCGGACGGAAAACCGTTTTCCACTTTTCCTGGAAATGCTCTAACTTGAACCCGCCCTCTTCAGACCGAGCGCCTTTCTTGCCGCCGCCTGCGCCTCGTGAAACGCCTGCGGCTGCCACACTTGAAAATGATCCGAACGACCGACAAAGGTCACCTCGGACGTAATACCCGTAAAGTCGCGGATAAAATCCGTGACCATCAGCCGCCCCTCGCTGTCGAGGCGCATGAAAACGCCGCCGCCATGTACGAGAAGCGACATCTCGTTGGCAACCGACGAAAACGGATCCTCGCCGACAATTTGCCGCTCGTAACGCTCCAGCAGATCCGGCCCACCGATACTGATCGCCGGAAAGGTGAAATCCTGGAAGCAATACAACTCCTGAATTTCTCTGGCCGCCAGAACAGCACGGAACGCCGCCGGAACGGAAACCCGCCCCTTCGTATCGATCCGGTTCGTCGCATTGGACAAGAAGCGGTTCATTACGCGCTACCGCCGCCCCTTTTCGATCAACGCGGTCCACACACCCGCATTTCCATTGATACACCCGAGCCGACAAGCCCCTTGCCGCTAGGACGAAACAGGAAAAATAGCCACTCCAGGCCTGCTTCTCAGTCTCGCATGTCGGGGCTGTTATCCGCCCCTCGGCAGTGCACTTATGGGATAACATGGGACACCATGGGCGTCAATGGGATTAGGGTTGGCAAACCAGTCTACTTCATCGGAAATTTATAACCCGTTAAGATTAATGAATGGTTATTATGGCTTGACGGAAGCAAGCCACCCATATCCGCAAGTATGCTTTCTAATAATATGAAAATAAACGAAAATTAGCAAAAGAGGGAAAAAGGGGCGCAACGGCGCCTATGGTTTTTCAACCTCAAGCAAGGCCTCCGCACGGCCCTCGGCAGGAAATACCAGTCGGCCTGTAAGCCGGGTTCTGTATGGCCCCGGTTTCCCGGAACGTGGCAGCCATTCATCTGGGACGATACTTGCGCACCGCCTCTCGCAACCCACCCGGATGACTGGCCCGAAAACCGGCTGTAGCGCAACTTGCGTTGCACCCGCGTCATCCCTATTCGGTCTTGCTCCCGGTGGGGTTTACCATGCCGTCCCTGTCACCAGCGACGCGGTGGGCTCTTACCCCACCCTTTCACCCTTACCCCGATAAACGGGGCGGTCTGCTTTCTGTGGCACTTTCCCTGAGGTCGCCCTCGCCGGACGTTATCCGGCACCGTGTTTCCGTGGAGCCCGGACTTTCCTCACCCTACCGCCTTTCGGCATTGGTAAAGCGCGGCTGCCCGGCCGACTGGTTCGGCGTGATTAACGGAGACATCTGGAGAAAGCCACCGAAATCATGCGCTCAAACGAAAACAGGCGTGAAATCTGCATCATACTCCTCATGGACAATCGTGCCGCGCAGGATCAACTCGGCACCCAGCCGGCCAATTTCGTCCGAGCTTTTCGCCGCCGCCCCGCAGCCGCCAGTCAGCACCGCGATGCGTGGGCTGTCGCTAAACCCGATGGCCGGATAGCCACTGCCCGTAAAGGAGGTCACGCAGGAGGCCATCGACACCGGCGCCTGGGCAACGCCCGGCACCAGCGATCTGCAAATGCGCGCCAGATGATCACGCGCGCTTTCCCGTCCGCCACCCCTGAACCAGGCGCGGATTTCGGGCTCGGTCTTCAGCCTGACATCATCGGGATCGCCGCCGATCTTGAGATAGGTTTTACCATCAGGGTAGCGCACGGGCGGCAGCAGATAGATATGATCGCGTGGATTGGACGGCTCGTGAATGAGCGACGGCATACCGTGATAGGCGGGCAGATCCTGATCGGCGATTTCGAAAAAGGTCACCGTGCGGGCATAAACCGACAGATCAATCCGGCGCGGCAACAGTCTTTCGGCAATGGAAAATCCGCCCGTGGCAACCAGCAGCTTTTCGGCTTTCAACGCCTTGCCGCCTGCGGTCGTGACCACCGCATGGCCGCCCTCGTCGCGAATGTCTATGACCACATCGTTGATCAGAGATGCCCCCGCCCGAGCAGCCAGCTCCGACTGGGCCTCCACCAAACGGCGCGGATTGACGTAGCCGGCGTGATGCGCCTCATAAATCCCAATGGAAACAGGCTCGAACCGGAAATAACTGAAACGCTCGGCAAGACCGGCATGGTCGAAAGACTGGGTGGAAACGCCGAGCCCTTCGGCAGCGCGCGCCGCCTTGGCGACATAGTCGGAATGACCATCCGGGCTCGTTCCGACGATCAGGCAACCAGCCTCGTGGTAAAACCGGATGCCGCTCTGCTGTTCGATTTCACTATAGCGGGCAATCGACGCATGCGCGAGCTTTGCCCAGACAGGATCGCTATCGATGGTACGGGTGATTCGCGCTTCGTCGTAATGGCTGGCAAAGACGCCTTCGTGGCTTTGCTTGTCAGCGGGCTCATCCGGCCCGACCAGTGCCACGCCATCCGTTTGCAGTGCCAGATGCCGCGCCGCCGCCGCACCCATCATACCGCGTCCGATAATGAGATATTTGAAAACCTGATCCATCATGCCGCTCGTCCAAAATGATTTGCCAATTGGATAGCATTATCGATCAGACTTGCCACATAGTTTGATTGATCTGACGCAAGAACCGGCAGAAACTGCGGTTCTTGCGTGATCGTCAAACCCGATCACCCCACAAGATCGGCAGAGGGGACGCTGTCAGCGTTTTCAGCTATTTTCCAGCGCAGCTTCCACCTGACCGCAATATTGTTTGGAAACCGGGTTCATGCGTGTCGCGCCGTGGCCGGCATTATAGCGCAGGATGGCGCCGCAAGTATCGCCGCCGCCGAGCTGGTGGGCCATGGCGAGATATTTCATCCCATATTTGAGATTGGTGGATGGGTCGTAAAGCCCGGCGACAGTACCGGTATAGCCCATGGCGCGGGCGGTGGCGGGCTTGATCTGCATCAGGCCGACTTCGCCATGCGTGCCGCGCGCTTTCGGATTGAAGCCGCTTTCGATTTTCACCACGGCGCTGGCCAGTTCCACCGGCACGCCATATTGCTTGGCATAGGACGAGATCAGGGCATGATAGGGCGCCTTGCCAGCAGCCCCCTGCATATCGGCTTTCTGATCATCAGTCCCGGTTTTATTCGAGAGCCTGGTTTTCTCCAGAGGCTTGGCGAGGTCGGCTTGCTGTTTATTGGCACGCAACATGTCCATCAGGGTCAAGCCCTTGCCGGCATCAGCCGCCTCGGCTTGGGAAACAGCAGACATAGAAACGGCGATGCATGCCGCGGCAGCGAAAAGCGAGGTTTTCATGAA
The Allorhizobium ampelinum S4 genome window above contains:
- a CDS encoding NAD(P)/FAD-dependent oxidoreductase, with amino-acid sequence MMDQVFKYLIIGRGMMGAAAARHLALQTDGVALVGPDEPADKQSHEGVFASHYDEARITRTIDSDPVWAKLAHASIARYSEIEQQSGIRFYHEAGCLIVGTSPDGHSDYVAKAARAAEGLGVSTQSFDHAGLAERFSYFRFEPVSIGIYEAHHAGYVNPRRLVEAQSELAARAGASLINDVVIDIRDEGGHAVVTTAGGKALKAEKLLVATGGFSIAERLLPRRIDLSVYARTVTFFEIADQDLPAYHGMPSLIHEPSNPRDHIYLLPPVRYPDGKTYLKIGGDPDDVRLKTEPEIRAWFRGGGRESARDHLARICRSLVPGVAQAPVSMASCVTSFTGSGYPAIGFSDSPRIAVLTGGCGAAAKSSDEIGRLGAELILRGTIVHEEYDADFTPVFV
- a CDS encoding lytic transglycosylase domain-containing protein — encoded protein: MKTSLFAAAACIAVSMSAVSQAEAADAGKGLTLMDMLRANKQQADLAKPLEKTRLSNKTGTDDQKADMQGAAGKAPYHALISSYAKQYGVPVELASAVVKIESGFNPKARGTHGEVGLMQIKPATARAMGYTGTVAGLYDPSTNLKYGMKYLAMAHQLGGGDTCGAILRYNAGHGATRMNPVSKQYCGQVEAALENS
- the mraZ gene encoding division/cell wall cluster transcriptional repressor MraZ, with protein sequence MNRFLSNATNRIDTKGRVSVPAAFRAVLAAREIQELYCFQDFTFPAISIGGPDLLERYERQIVGEDPFSSVANEMSLLVHGGGVFMRLDSEGRLMVTDFIRDFTGITSEVTFVGRSDHFQVWQPQAFHEAQAAARKALGLKRAGSS